TCTTGCAAGGAACCAGGATTCTTGATGAGATGGAATCAGTCATGGCTGCAGCGCTCTTCCTGAAGCCTTTCCTCAGTGAGGATGCAACCATAAGCGATGCAATGGTGGCAAGTGACAAGCTGTTGCTCTCCCGTTTCTTCTCCAAACAACTGTGTGAGGCTGGTTTTGAACAGGAACTTGCAAGAAAGGCTTGCCATAGTGCTGCCATCCTAGCAGCCAGTGCGCATATGGTCGACGACAGTGAGGATGACCCTAGGAAGATTTTGGCCACACTGCTTGAAGATCCTTCTCTCAGGGCATACGCCCAGGTCAATGAACACCAAGGGGTGACATGGTACACCAAGGAGGCAATGCAAGAGATCATCTATCTTTCCGCTCTCTCCCTTGCAATCCATAAGGGAATGACCAATGCACAGGAGTATGTAAAAACCTTGATGGAAGCAGAGACGGAAGCACTCTATAAACTTGATCGGCTTTTAGGGTAATCCCTACGGTTTGATTGACTTGCCAGAGTTGTTAAGATACTCTTGGAAACTATGAAGACGTGGATTAGTTATCTAGCTGCAACAGCCTTGGCGCTGGCTGCAACCCTATTATTCGGGGATTCGACTGTTTTTCAGCAGCTGATGTACACCATCACTGCCCTGTTGGTACAATTGGGTGGTTTTGTCTTGATTCCCTTGGTATTCTTTGGATTTTCTTCGGGTATTGCTTCCCTGAGAAAGGATAGTAAAGGATTTGTCTTCAGTCGGACAACCATCCTCTGGAGTCTATTCTCTACACTCTTGCTCGCCATTTCGGGAGCAGTCGTGTTCAGGTTTTTCCCCACCTACTTCCCTGCAAGCAGCAGCGCAGGGACAGATGCAACGTCCCTTTCAGTCCTTGCTCCACAGTCCTTGTCCACACTCTTTGAGTCATTGCTCCCGATCAATCCATTTTACACATTGGCAAGTGCTGAAAGTTTCCTACTTCCAGTAATTATCATTGCCTTGGTTTTTGGATACTTCCTGAAGCCGAATGTTGAGGTTATCCGACCAGCCTATGTGACGATGAACTCCTTGAGTGAGACAATGTTCCGCCTGACGCGGTCCTTTGCCATCCTAGGCCATCTCTTTGTCTTCTTTGCTGCTTCCTACTGGTTCAGCCACCTGCAACAGGAAGGAACCATCTTTGTTGCTGGAAGATTCCTGCTGATGTTGCTGGGCTCCACGCTTGCAGTACTCCTTTTTATACTGCCCTTACTGTTTGCCATTGCCACCCGATTCAAGGTAAATCCATACCAGGTTCTCTACCGAATGCTGGCTCCAGCATTAGCAGCGCTTTTTACTGGAAGCATTTTCTTCTCCACTCCAATCAGCATTCCACTCTCCAGACATAATCTCGGATGTCAAAAACGGGTTAGTGCTACCGCATTCCCCCTCTATACGCTTATCGGGAGGGGAGGGTCGGCTATGATTGCGACTTTGAGCATTCTCAGCCTGTTGTATGCCGCAACGGCAACAATGCCTACTGACAAGGTCATTCTCATCGTTGCACTCACCAGTGCAATGTTCTCCTTTGCCAGCCCGCTGTATCTTGGTTATGAGGTTTTCTTCATCTCCATCATAGCCCTGCAATTCCTGAAGATTGATCTTTATGGTGCTGAAATGACCTTGATAGCCCTTATGCCGATACTTAATGGCCTGGGAATTCTCATTGATTCCTACATTGCTGCTTTTGGAGCTACATATACCTGTCACCGGATGGGGGTACTCCTTGAAAGTGCCTACCGGGACATACAGTAAGACGCCATGGGAAAGAATCTACGCTTCGTATTTCTGGGAATCCAATCTGTCATTACCCTGATGCTCACCATTACGATTATCCATGCAATGGTGAGCTCATTACAGCAACAACAGGGCATTTGGTCCACAGCCCAGTCGCACCTTCTTCCTTCCTTGATTCATCTCTGGGTTGCCTTGATAGCTGCGCTGTTGCTCTGCTTTTTTTATAGGGCGAATATTGGGGCTGAGGCACGGGTGCTCCCCCTGTTGCTCCTTACGCTCAGCTTGGGGAATGTGAAAATTCTTCCTGCATATCAGGCGCTCACGCAGATTTTCATCATCAGCCCAATGACCATCTCTGTCATCTACCACTTCTCACTGCTGTTCTCATCATTTCTCTTTCTTGCTTCCGGTATTTTCCAACAGACCATCAACCCAGTTAAGCTTTGGCAGTACTCATTCTTCGGTGCTGCCAGTGCCTTGATGCTCTCCATCCTTGTTCCGGTATCGGTCAACAGCCCTTCCTATCTATGGGAAGCAAAAGTCACCAACAGTCTCTTCTTGGGAATCTGTATTTTGATCAACGTATTGGCAGTGACAACCTTTCTGATTGCCATGTTTGAAGAGCACTTCAGCAGACAGAACTTTTCACGCTGTCTGGCATTTATCTTGATGATCGTGGGAAACGCCATGGTAACCATTAGCCAGAACACCTTGTTCAACTTCCTTGGCCTGGCGCTCTATGTTGCAGGGACAAGCACCCTGATCCTGGTTACAAGGACGTACCACATCTGGACGTAGGTTCAGCTAAATAGCGGCGTGATCGCCTCTTTCTTCCCCAGAGCTTCCATCTCTTCATTACTTGGCTTTCTGATCGTCTCCTGTGCTGCCTTGAGAATATGAGGCAAGATACGAATATCACCAGTACTGTTCAGGAATACCTGCTCATTGGAAAGAACCCAATGGACTGCCGTCTGGATGGAAGCCTCATCGGTAAGAGGATCATACCAGGTAGCATAAACCTTCTCCTTGCTCCCAAGCTCTCCCCGTGCAAGGCTCTTGATGGTCTGCACTGCAATATCTCTCTCCTTACATACCTCAAAAAGCTTTTGGGTTTGCTCCCTGTAGAGTGAATTCTGCATCATGGTATAGTTGTAAGGCAGGAGGACTGAATCGAAATCATAGACTTCCAGACTTCTCAGATGTGCTGAAGGGGCTTCAACTCCATGGCCAGTTACGCCAATGAAACGGACCAATCCCTGTTCTTTTGCCTCAATGGCAGCCTCCAAGGCTCCACCCTCGCTCATCGTGGTCTTCCACTCATCCGGTTCCACAAGATAGTGAAGTTGCCATAAATCAATGTAATCGGTCTGAAGACGGGTGAGGGTCTCCTTCAACTCAACCAGAGCCTCTTCCTTGGTTCGTTTATTGGTTTTTGAAGCCAGGAAAAAAGAGGAACGATGTTCTTTCATCCAGGGACCTATGCGTAACTCAGCATCTCCATAACTCCTAGCGGTATCGATATGGTTGATCCCGTTATCGAGCAAAAGACCCAACGTCTTATCAGCTTCCTTTTGGCTTACATCCCAAAATGCAGCAGCTCCAAAGAGCACCCTGCTTGATGTATGACCGGTTTTTCCGAATGCTTTGTATTCCATTGTTTCCTCCCTTTAAAAAACACAACAGGGCCCAAAGGCCCTGTTACATGATATCACAGAAA
The sequence above is drawn from the uncultured Sphaerochaeta sp. genome and encodes:
- a CDS encoding cation:dicarboxylase symporter family transporter produces the protein MKTWISYLAATALALAATLLFGDSTVFQQLMYTITALLVQLGGFVLIPLVFFGFSSGIASLRKDSKGFVFSRTTILWSLFSTLLLAISGAVVFRFFPTYFPASSSAGTDATSLSVLAPQSLSTLFESLLPINPFYTLASAESFLLPVIIIALVFGYFLKPNVEVIRPAYVTMNSLSETMFRLTRSFAILGHLFVFFAASYWFSHLQQEGTIFVAGRFLLMLLGSTLAVLLFILPLLFAIATRFKVNPYQVLYRMLAPALAALFTGSIFFSTPISIPLSRHNLGCQKRVSATAFPLYTLIGRGGSAMIATLSILSLLYAATATMPTDKVILIVALTSAMFSFASPLYLGYEVFFISIIALQFLKIDLYGAEMTLIALMPILNGLGILIDSYIAAFGATYTCHRMGVLLESAYRDIQ
- a CDS encoding aldo/keto reductase, whose amino-acid sequence is MEYKAFGKTGHTSSRVLFGAAAFWDVSQKEADKTLGLLLDNGINHIDTARSYGDAELRIGPWMKEHRSSFFLASKTNKRTKEEALVELKETLTRLQTDYIDLWQLHYLVEPDEWKTTMSEGGALEAAIEAKEQGLVRFIGVTGHGVEAPSAHLRSLEVYDFDSVLLPYNYTMMQNSLYREQTQKLFEVCKERDIAVQTIKSLARGELGSKEKVYATWYDPLTDEASIQTAVHWVLSNEQVFLNSTGDIRILPHILKAAQETIRKPSNEEMEALGKKEAITPLFS